One Mangifera indica cultivar Alphonso chromosome 4, CATAS_Mindica_2.1, whole genome shotgun sequence genomic region harbors:
- the LOC123213095 gene encoding E3 ubiquitin-protein ligase RHA2B, translating into MGLHQHWTDFAADSFPMLLLALIANCIATAWSLLNGFFHSLGLTRLHRDGIDAGVSGLIILTEQLNINGRFSYEYSCEGGVGGGRKECVVCLCTLRDGERVRKLDCCHVFHKDCFDGWLNHRNFNCPLCRSPLRSNTSHQRVCSTHRRVAEDFVEWLSSALRR; encoded by the coding sequence ATGGGTTTACATCAACACTGGACCGACTTCGCTGCTGATTCCTTCCCCATGTTATTGCTGGCACTAATCGCCAACTGCATCGCCACCGCCTGGTCCCTCTTGAACGGTTTTTTCCACTCCCTCGGGCTGACCCGTCTCCACCGCGACGGTATCGACGCGGGTGTGTCGGGGCTGATCATTCTGACGGAGCAATTGAACATAAACGGTCGGTTCTCTTATGAGTATTCTTGCGAAGGTGGCGTCGGCGGTGGGAGGAAGGAGTGTGTGGTATGTTTGTGTACGCTGAGAGATGGGGAACGGGTAAGGAAGCTGGATTGCTGCCACGTGTTTCATAAGGATTGCTTCGATGGGTGGCTCAATCACCGGAATTTCAATTGCCCTCTCTGCAGATCACCGCTCCGTTCAAATACTTCCCACCAGCGCGTGTGCTCCACGCACAGGCGCGTGGCGGAGGATTTTGTTGAATGGCTCTCCTCCGCTTTGCGTAGATGA